A genomic segment from Nicotiana sylvestris chromosome 1, ASM39365v2, whole genome shotgun sequence encodes:
- the LOC138869061 gene encoding uncharacterized mitochondrial protein AtMg00820-like: MQEELHQLEWNKVWHLVSRPSDRTIIRTRWIFRNGLDEHGNATTNKARLVVQGFNQEEGIDYDETFVPVARMEDIRIHIAFASHMEFTLFQIDVKSAFLNDFLKEKAYIKLPPGF; the protein is encoded by the coding sequence ATGCAAGAGGAACTGCATCAACTTGAATGGAACAAGGTATGGCACCTGGTATCTAGACCCTCAGACAGAACCATCATAAGGACCAGGTGGATATTCAGGAATGGGCTGGATGAACATGGAAATGCTACAACGAACAAAGCAAGGCTTGTTGTCCAAGGATTTAATCAAGAGGAAGGGatcgattatgatgagacttttgtcCCAGTAGCTCGCATGGAAGATATTAGGATCCACATTGCCTTTGCttcacatatggaattcaccttatTCCAAATAGATGTGAAGAGTGCCTTCTTGAATGATTTTCTCAAAGAAAAAGCCTATATCAAGCTACCTCCAGGCTTTTGA